The stretch of DNA GGAAACATAATTGCCATTCATATGCAGATAGGAAGCCATCGTGAAGGCCGGTGCCATTTTATGAGCAGACTGGACGACTACATCTGCTCCAGTCTCCAAGGCACTCATAGGCAGTGTGTCTGATGCCCTAAAATGAACTCCATGAGCCTCATCCACCAAAACCGGTATATGATGCTTGTGTGCTTCTTCCACCGCTTTCCTCAAATCAAAAGCCGTGCCAAAATAATCCGGATACGTCACGATGAGCGCCTTTGCCTCCGGATACTTGGATATTGCTTCCTTTATCGTTTCCTGCGCGGGATGGGTATACCTTTCTTTCTCCCCATCATACACTGGTGCCAGGAAGATAGGCTTTGCCCCGGCAAGCTCCAGCCCATTCAATATCGACTTATGACAGTTGCGCTGTACAAGCACTGGATCATTTCTTTTAATTACTCCCAATATCATGGCTAGATTCCCGACAGTACTTCCACCGACAAGAAAACGCGTTTGCTGTGCACCGAAATAAGACGCTGCCAATTGCTGCGCCTCGGCAATCACATCATCGGGAGCATGCAGATCATCCAAGCCTGTCAGCTCCGTCTGATCGAGCAATGCTGCATGTTGAAGGAACGTTTCTTTTCTAAAGAGCGCTCCATTTTTGTGCCCCGGCACATGGAACGAGATTGGCTTCATTTGCGCAAACCGTACCAATCTATCATATAACGGCGTATCCAGCTGATTCATTCTGTTCTTCCTTTAGCTTTTTTCATTTATTATACGCACACATACAGAAAGAAAAAAGCCTTGTACAGGCTTTAGTGGAATGTCATTTGATTCAAGTTCCGAAGTTTTTTTACAAAGTAATGATATTGTACTTCCTTCGGTTCTGTCTGGATGATTTTCTGCTCACATTCCTTGCAGATAAATAAACGATACAGATGTATTCCCTCTTGCTTCTCTTGGTCACAAATTCCGCATAAGCAGCTTTTGCTCATCATACTCCACCTCCGTTAGGTTAGTTTCTCCTAAACTAACGAACTTCATACCTGCCAATCTTGTATTCTAAGTTTATGTTCACCTCTCAGGGATGTTGTTTGTACGCTTTGTACGTATTGACGTTGTCATAGGAAGAACTTCTTCCCTTTTATAAACTATAGGGTACAGGAGGAAACTCTCCTATGCTCCCCGCAGCAGACAGCCCTGATGGACAAGCAGGTTGGGACTGTCCGAAAAAGTCTTTTCAAAAAGGCTGATTTTTTTTACACTAAAATAGAACATATGTTCGTTTTTTTAGTTGAAAGGAGGAACATACATGTGCAGCAAGGAAAAGCCTGAGCAAAATAAAATTCATCCGAATGCAGCCCTGATGCAAGGCTTCCTGAAAGAAGAACAGCACCGATCCATATACGAACAAGCAACTCGTTATCCTTCTGCGGCTAACCTGCAAAAGCTAAATGCTGCTTTTCAGCAATTCTATACAGAAATACAGCTAACGAATTACCTTACGATGACCCTTAGCTATTACGCAAGAAACTACAGCAAACAAGCATCGAAACTTTCAGGCAAGGAATTGACCATCCTTGATCAGCCAGCAAGCGAAGAACAGGAACACACAAAAAAGGAGATGCTTGTCGCAAAAGAAAACACAACTGCGTACAAATGGGAACAAGCAATTCATGACCCGGATCTCCTGATTGCCATTCAAGGGCTGCCTACAAAGCAGAGACATTATTTAGAGCTCCATTTCATTCATCAGCTCACCCATACCGAGATTGCTGAAAAATTGAATATCTCTCAGCAAGCTGTTTCAAAGTCGATCAAAGCCGCACTTGGGAAGCTCCGTTCAGCTCTTCCGAAAGGAGATGCACCATGACGACAGAAAGCATTGTTTCCATGATCGGTAATCTTGGATTCCCCATTGTAGTCTCGTTTTATCTGCTCATACGTCTCGAGCAAAACATCAAGCGCCTGGAACAAACACTCCAGGCGCTGATAGATCAGATCCAAAAAGGAGGAAATTGAATGAATACATTGCTTGATCTCACCATCAGAGCAAAAGAAGACGATACAGCTGCGCTGGAAGCTGTCCTTATCCGTTTCCAGCCCAAGATAAAAAAATTGAGCAGCAGCGCTCCCTATGCATGGAAAGAAGATATGGAACAAGAGCTGTATATCCAGCTAATCAAAGCAATTCACCGCTTTGAAATCAAAGAGGTGGAGCCTCAATGGGATTTTTCACATCAACTTATTTCTGCAATATAAAAAATCCCTGATCCACATAAGGATCAGGGATTTCATTTTGCCTGGCAGCGTCCTACTCTCGCAGGGCGAACCCAACTACCATCGGCGCTGAAGAGCTTAACTGCTGTGTTCGGCATGGGAACAGGTGTGACCTCTTCGCTATTACCACCAGACAATGCAAGAATTCATATGGAATGAACCCTCAAAACTAGATAAGAAACATCCTTGCTGTACATCTCATGCGTGCCAAGCACCGGAGTGCTTGGTCTTTGGCGTTGACTTACTAAGGGATCTGGCGCTGCGGCTAGATCCAGCTCCAAAGGCCAGAAACTATGGCCTAAGCGATAAATCCCTTCGTGAAGAAGTACACTCCACTACGGGCTTTCTCGCTTATTCCTACGTTTCTAAACGGCCTTTTCCGCTTTTCGTTTTTTAGTTAAGTCCTCGATCGATTAGTATTCGTCAGCTGCACGTGTCACCACGCTTCCACCTCGAACCTATCTACCTCATCGTCTCTGAGGGATCTTACTCATTTAAAATGATGGGAAGTCTCATCTTGAGGGGGGCTTCATGCTTAGATGCTTTCAGCACTTATCCCTTCCGCACGTAGCTACCCAGCTGTGCTCCTGGCGGAACAACTGGTGCACCAGCGGTGCGTCCATCCCGGTCCTCTCGTACTAAGGACAGCTCCTCTCAAACTTCCAACGCCCACGACGGATAGGGACCGAACTGTCTCACGACGTTCTGAACCCAGCTCGCGTACCGCTTTAATGGGCGAACAGCCCAACCCTTGGGACCGACTACAGCCCCAGGATGCGATGAGCCGACATCGAGGTGCCAAACCTCCCCGTCGATGTGGACTCTTGGGGGAGATAAGCCTGTTATCCCCGGGGTAGCTTTTATCCGTTGAGCGACGGCCCTTCCATACGGCACCGCCGGATCACTAAGCCCGACTTTCGTCCCTGCTCGACTTGTAGGTCTCGCAGTCAAGCTCCCTTCTGCCTTTGCACGCTACGAATGATTTCCAACCATTCTGAGGGAACCTTTGGGCGCCTCCGTTACTCTTTGGGAGGCGACCGCCCCAGTCAAACTGCCCACCTGACACTGTCTCCGAACCGGATGACGGTTCTGGGTTAGAATGTCAATACAGCCAGGGTGGTATCCCACGGATGCCTCCGCCGAAGCTGGCGCTCCGGTTTCCAAGGCTCCCACCTATCCTGTACAAGCTGTACCAACATTCCATATCAGGCTACAGTAAAGCTCCACGGGGTCTTTCCGTCCTGTCGCGGGTAATGCGCATCTTCACGCATAGTATAATTTCACCGGGTCTCTCGTTGAGACAGTGCCCAAGTCGTTGCACCTTTCGTGCGGGTCGGAACTTACCCGACAAGGAATTTCGCTACCTTAGGACCGTTATAGTTACGGCCGCCGTTTACTGGGGCTTCGGTTCACAGCTTCGGGACGAAGTCCCTAACCATTCCCCTTAACCTTCCAGCACCGGGCAGGTGTCAGCCCCTATACTTCGCCTTACGGCTTTGCAGAGACCTGTGTTTTTGCTAAACAGTCGCTTGGGCCTTTTCACTGCGGCTTCTCCTAAAAAGAAGCACCCCTTCTCCCGAAGTTACGGGGTCATTTTGCCGAGTTCCTTAACGAGAGTTCTCCCGATCATCTTCGGTTACTCACCGTGCCTACCTGTGTCGGTTTGCGGTACGGGCACCTATTTCCTCACTAGAGGCTTTTCTTGGCAGTGTGAAATCAGGAACTTCGGTACTAAATTTCCCTCCCCATAACCGCCTGGAATCATGTTGAGTGGATTTGCCTGCTCAACTTCCTCACGGCTTGGACGCGCATGACCAGCAGCGCGCTTTCCTTATCCTCCTGCGTCCCCCCATCGTTCAAGCGGATTTAGGTGGTACAGGAATATCAACCTGTTATCCATCGCCTACGCCTTTCGGCCTCGGCTTAGGCCCCGACTAACCCTGAGCGGACGAGCCTTCCTCAGGAAACCTTGGGCTTTCGATGAAAGAGATTCTCACTCTTTTTTCGCTACTCATACCGGCATTCTCACTTCTAAGCGCTCCAGCCGTCCTCACGATCGACCTTCACAGCCCTTAGAACGCTCTCCTACCACTGACATCGTAGATGTCAATCCGCAGCTTCGGTGGTGTGTTTAGCCCCGGTATATTTTCGGCGCAGCGTCACTCGACCAGTGAGCTATTACGCACTCTTTCAATGATGGCTGCTTCTAAGCCAACATCCTGGTTGTCTAAGCAACGCCACATCCTTTTCCACTTAACACACACTTTGGGACCTTAGCTGGCGGTCTGGGCTGTTTCCCTTTCGACCATGAACCTTATCACCCATGGTCTGACTCCCAAAGTAGATTGATTGGCATTCGGAGTTTGACTGAATTCGGTAACCCGATGAGGGCCCCTAGTCCAATCAGTGCTCTACCTCCAACCATCATCCTTTGAGGCTAGCCCTAAAGCTATTTCGGAGAGAACCAGCTATCTCCGTGTTCGATTGGCATTTCACCCCTACCCACACCTCATCCCCGCACTTTTCAACGTGCGTGGGTTCGGGCCTCCAGTCAGTGTTACCTGACCTTCACCCTGGACATGGGTAGATCACACGGTTTCGGGTCTACGACCACCTACTATGTCGCCCTATTCAGACTCGCTTTCGCTGCGGCTCCGTCTTTTCAACTTAACCTTGCAGGGGATCGTAACTCGCCGGTCCATTCTACAAAAGGTACGCCGTCACCCATTAACGGGCTTCGACTACTTGTAGGCACACGGTTTCAGGTTCTATTTCACTCCCCTTCCGGG from Terribacillus sp. FSL K6-0262 encodes:
- a CDS encoding sigma-70 family RNA polymerase sigma factor, coding for MCSKEKPEQNKIHPNAALMQGFLKEEQHRSIYEQATRYPSAANLQKLNAAFQQFYTEIQLTNYLTMTLSYYARNYSKQASKLSGKELTILDQPASEEQEHTKKEMLVAKENTTAYKWEQAIHDPDLLIAIQGLPTKQRHYLELHFIHQLTHTEIAEKLNISQQAVSKSIKAALGKLRSALPKGDAP
- a CDS encoding aminotransferase class I/II-fold pyridoxal phosphate-dependent enzyme, translating into MNQLDTPLYDRLVRFAQMKPISFHVPGHKNGALFRKETFLQHAALLDQTELTGLDDLHAPDDVIAEAQQLAASYFGAQQTRFLVGGSTVGNLAMILGVIKRNDPVLVQRNCHKSILNGLELAGAKPIFLAPVYDGEKERYTHPAQETIKEAISKYPEAKALIVTYPDYFGTAFDLRKAVEEAHKHHIPVLVDEAHGVHFRASDTLPMSALETGADVVVQSAHKMAPAFTMASYLHMNGNYVSIPSIDRYLRMLQSSSPSYLLLASLDTARSYLATRKPADMEHLHQAVDALRKLLASSDLWEVERPSGDWLKIVLRVRPEYQPKQVADMLETAGIFPELVTNRHILLVHGLEAISEDDFNRIKIAMDEMEEPLKHEPQEAAHLFSEPIQELRVSYAEMEDRQPFFTEWSKAVGCIAAEAIIPYPPGIPVLAKGEIVTKQHVEMIQLWKNNNISFQNERVEEGMFTYRGLEEGE
- a CDS encoding helix-turn-helix domain-containing protein, yielding MNTLLDLTIRAKEDDTAALEAVLIRFQPKIKKLSSSAPYAWKEDMEQELYIQLIKAIHRFEIKEVEPQWDFSHQLISAI
- a CDS encoding YvrJ family protein, which codes for MTTESIVSMIGNLGFPIVVSFYLLIRLEQNIKRLEQTLQALIDQIQKGGN
- a CDS encoding sigma factor G inhibitor Gin, whose product is MSKSCLCGICDQEKQEGIHLYRLFICKECEQKIIQTEPKEVQYHYFVKKLRNLNQMTFH